The following proteins are co-located in the Clostridia bacterium genome:
- the pyk gene encoding pyruvate kinase has protein sequence MRRTKIVCTIGPASDAEEVIKGLILAGMDVARLNFSHGAHEEHGQRIKKVRRLASELGRTVAIMLDTKGPEVRTGVFRGGKAYLAPGGKVLLTAGDIMGDSTHIPINYPRLSAYLRPGDTILLDDGALSLKVDECRDQEVVCTVVNGGEIRDHKGVNLPGVGLDLPALSPQDVEDIEFGLELGIDFIAASFIRQATDILEIRHLVEKRNHCAQIIAKIETPQALENLDDILRVADGLMVARGDLGVEIAVEEVPRVQKQIIAKANRAGKPVITATQMLESMISSPRPTRAEASDVYNAILDGSDALMLSGETAAGQYPVEAVRVMDRIAQRAEATLPMRDFGDEEEQGRLTVTEAISRASCTLARSLEVAAIIAPTASGTTARMVSRYRPRVPIIAVSPNQHVVRRLCLTWGVYPLLAKRRAGTDEMIEEAVEAALQAGIISQGDLTVVTAGVPVGGPGTTNLLKVHLVGEVLVRGTGIGGLSAQGTVRIVHSPQEAWEKVQEGDILVCASTDAEYLPAMRKAAAIITETGGLTSHAAIIGLELNLPVVVGVERATEKLKDGLRVTVDGARGTVYQAASKVL, from the coding sequence ATGCGCCGAACTAAAATCGTTTGTACCATCGGTCCAGCATCCGATGCCGAGGAGGTCATAAAGGGGCTAATCTTGGCCGGCATGGATGTAGCTCGCCTCAATTTTTCCCATGGCGCCCACGAAGAGCACGGCCAGCGCATAAAGAAGGTGCGGCGCTTGGCCTCGGAGCTGGGGCGGACGGTGGCCATTATGCTTGACACCAAGGGCCCAGAAGTGCGGACTGGGGTCTTTAGGGGCGGAAAGGCCTATTTGGCACCCGGCGGAAAGGTGCTTTTGACCGCAGGGGACATAATGGGGGATTCCACCCACATTCCCATCAACTACCCCCGGCTATCAGCCTACTTGCGGCCGGGAGATACCATCTTGCTAGATGATGGGGCGCTCAGCCTTAAGGTGGATGAATGCCGGGACCAGGAGGTTGTTTGTACCGTAGTCAACGGGGGCGAGATTAGGGATCACAAGGGAGTTAACCTGCCGGGCGTAGGCCTGGACCTGCCGGCCCTTTCGCCCCAGGATGTGGAGGACATAGAATTTGGGCTGGAGTTGGGGATTGATTTTATCGCCGCTTCTTTCATTAGACAAGCTACCGACATTCTCGAGATCCGCCATCTGGTGGAAAAGCGCAACCACTGCGCCCAGATAATTGCCAAGATCGAGACCCCTCAGGCCTTGGAAAACCTAGATGATATCCTCCGGGTGGCGGATGGGTTGATGGTGGCCCGCGGTGACCTGGGCGTAGAAATAGCGGTGGAAGAGGTGCCACGAGTACAGAAGCAGATCATTGCCAAAGCCAACCGGGCGGGAAAGCCGGTTATCACCGCTACCCAGATGCTGGAATCCATGATCAGCAGTCCGCGCCCCACCCGGGCGGAAGCTAGCGATGTATACAACGCTATCTTAGACGGTAGCGATGCCTTGATGCTCTCTGGCGAGACTGCGGCTGGACAGTATCCAGTTGAAGCGGTTAGGGTCATGGACCGCATTGCCCAACGGGCTGAAGCCACCTTGCCCATGCGAGATTTCGGGGATGAGGAAGAGCAGGGCAGGCTTACCGTCACCGAGGCCATCAGCCGGGCCAGCTGTACCCTGGCTCGTTCCCTGGAAGTGGCCGCCATCATTGCCCCCACCGCTTCCGGAACTACGGCGCGGATGGTTTCCCGTTATCGGCCCCGGGTGCCAATTATTGCCGTGAGCCCCAACCAACACGTGGTGCGACGCCTGTGCCTAACCTGGGGAGTTTATCCATTGTTAGCCAAGCGCCGAGCTGGTACCGATGAAATGATCGAGGAAGCGGTAGAGGCGGCCTTGCAGGCGGGAATTATCTCTCAAGGGGACCTGACGGTGGTTACCGCTGGAGTGCCGGTGGGGGGACCAGGCACCACCAACCTGCTGAAAGTGCACTTGGTGGGGGAAGTGCTGGTGCGAGGCACTGGCATCGGCGGCCTTTCCGCCCAAGGGACGGTACGGATAGTCCATTCGCCTCAGGAAGCGTGGGAAAAGGTGCAGGAAGGCGATATTTTGGTCTGTGCCAGCACCGATGCCGAGTACCTGCCGGCCATGCGCAAGGCGGCGGCCATTATCACTGAAACCGGAGGCCTAACCTCGCATGCCGCCATTATTGGCTTGGAGCTAAATTTGCCGGTGGTAGTGGGGGTGGAAAGGGCTACCGAAAAGCTGAAGGATGGCCTGAGGGTGACCGTGGACGGCGCCCGGGGCACGGTTTACCAGGCCGCCAGCAAGGTCCTGTAA
- the coaD gene encoding pantetheine-phosphate adenylyltransferase: protein MTVAVYPGTFDPITNGHLDIICRGAKLFERVVIGVAVDNYKLNLFSLEERIDLVKRVTLHLDNVEVEGFSGLLVDFVRRKGATAVIRGLRAVSDFEYEFQLSMMNKKLAPEVETVFLMTTNEYSFLSSSIIKQVAALGGCIEGLVPKEVEKALKAKKVVPRAGGGVNGGDEQPLGSL, encoded by the coding sequence ATGACAGTTGCCGTATACCCGGGCACCTTTGATCCCATTACCAATGGCCACTTGGACATTATCTGCCGCGGCGCCAAGCTGTTCGAGCGAGTGGTTATCGGCGTGGCGGTGGATAACTATAAGCTCAACCTGTTCAGCCTGGAAGAGAGGATAGATCTGGTTAAGCGGGTTACCCTACATCTGGATAATGTGGAAGTAGAGGGCTTCTCTGGACTGCTGGTAGACTTCGTCCGCCGCAAGGGAGCTACTGCCGTGATCCGGGGGTTGAGGGCTGTTTCTGATTTTGAATACGAGTTTCAGCTATCTATGATGAACAAAAAGCTGGCGCCGGAGGTGGAAACCGTCTTTTTGATGACCACGAACGAATACTCATTTTTGAGCTCAAGCATCATCAAGCAGGTGGCAGCCTTGGGTGGTTGCATTGAAGGATTGGTTCCCAAGGAAGTAGAAAAGGCGCTGAAAGCAAAAAAAGTAGTCCCACGAGCAGGGGGTGGGGTTAATGGAGGAGATGAACAACCGCTGGGGAGCCTTTAG
- a CDS encoding pyruvate carboxylase subunit B, whose protein sequence is MGFLKGEDFLAVKVTDTTLRDGHQSLWATRLKTEDMLPIAAKMDQAGFYSLEVWGGATFDTCMRFLNEDPWERLDALRQALPRTRLQMLLRGQNLVGYKHYPDDVVEAFVRAARRHGIDIFRIFDALNDLRNLAQAMKIAKQAGGHVQGTICYTISPVHNIQYYVGLARGLEQMGADSICIKDMAGLLGPWQAEELVREIKAAVNLPVHLHCHYTSGMAAMAYLKGIEAGADGIDTAISPLAMRTSQPATETMAAALAGSAYDPGLDMELLAEIADYFKGIKDKYHRFDVVTDVVDVNVLRYQIPGGMISNFISQLRQQNALDKLPQVLEEVPRVREDLGYPPLVTPTSQIVGSQAVLNVLSGQRYGVVNSETRAYLKGLYGQPPGPVNPEVRRQVIGEEEPITCRPADLLPLGQLEEGKRSVAAYMEKEEDILSYLLFPNVAETFLQERMAGKVRADFNLLEQGPRNGEIAYYPV, encoded by the coding sequence ATGGGTTTTTTGAAGGGGGAAGACTTTTTGGCAGTAAAAGTGACCGATACCACCTTACGCGATGGCCATCAGTCGCTTTGGGCCACACGGTTAAAAACTGAAGACATGCTACCCATAGCCGCCAAGATGGACCAGGCCGGATTCTACTCACTAGAGGTCTGGGGCGGAGCTACTTTTGACACCTGCATGCGCTTCTTGAATGAAGACCCCTGGGAGCGCCTGGATGCGTTACGGCAGGCTTTGCCGCGCACCCGGCTGCAGATGCTGCTCCGCGGCCAGAACTTGGTGGGCTACAAGCATTACCCCGATGATGTAGTGGAAGCCTTCGTCCGGGCTGCCCGTCGCCACGGCATCGATATCTTTCGGATTTTTGACGCCCTAAACGATCTTAGAAATTTAGCCCAGGCCATGAAGATAGCCAAGCAGGCAGGAGGCCACGTTCAGGGCACCATCTGCTACACCATTAGCCCGGTACATAATATTCAATACTACGTGGGCCTGGCTAGGGGCCTGGAACAAATGGGGGCCGATTCCATCTGCATCAAAGATATGGCTGGGCTGCTGGGGCCATGGCAAGCGGAGGAATTAGTAAGGGAAATAAAGGCGGCGGTGAACCTCCCGGTGCACCTCCACTGCCATTACACCAGCGGCATGGCCGCCATGGCCTACCTAAAAGGGATCGAGGCGGGGGCGGACGGCATTGATACCGCCATCTCCCCGTTGGCCATGCGCACCTCTCAGCCGGCCACCGAAACCATGGCAGCGGCCCTAGCCGGGAGCGCCTATGACCCGGGGCTGGACATGGAGCTCTTGGCCGAGATTGCCGATTATTTCAAGGGGATTAAGGACAAGTACCACCGCTTTGATGTGGTAACCGATGTGGTGGACGTAAACGTTTTGCGCTATCAGATACCGGGAGGGATGATTTCCAATTTTATCTCCCAGCTACGGCAGCAAAACGCCTTGGATAAGTTGCCCCAGGTATTGGAGGAGGTGCCGCGGGTACGGGAGGATCTGGGTTATCCGCCTTTAGTCACCCCTACCAGCCAGATCGTGGGTAGCCAAGCGGTTCTCAATGTCCTTTCCGGCCAAAGGTACGGGGTGGTAAACAGCGAAACCCGGGCTTATCTGAAAGGCCTGTACGGCCAGCCTCCGGGGCCGGTGAACCCGGAAGTGCGGCGCCAGGTAATCGGGGAAGAAGAGCCAATAACCTGCCGGCCGGCGGATTTGTTGCCCCTGGGGCAGCTAGAAGAAGGAAAACGCTCAGTGGCTGCCTATATGGAGAAGGAAGAAGATATTCTCTCTTATCTCTTATTCCCCAACGTGGCGGAGACCTTTCTCCAGGAGCGTATGGCGGGGAAGGTAAGGGCTGACTTCAACCTGCTGGAGCAAGGGCCGCGCAATGGTGAAATCGCTTATTATCCGGTCTAG
- the mtrB gene encoding trp RNA-binding attenuation protein MtrB — protein MNNRWGAFSDFIIIKALENGVTIFGMTRGPETRFHHSEKLDRGEVMIAQFTEHTSAIKIRGRAQIMTKHGTLESGT, from the coding sequence ATGAACAACCGCTGGGGAGCCTTTAGCGATTTTATCATCATTAAGGCCTTGGAAAACGGGGTAACCATCTTTGGCATGACCAGAGGGCCGGAAACCCGATTTCACCATTCCGAGAAGCTGGATCGGGGAGAGGTAATGATTGCCCAGTTCACCGAGCACACTTCTGCCATCAAGATTAGAGGGCGGGCGCAGATAATGACCAAGCACGGCACCCTGGAATCAGGAACTTAA
- a CDS encoding DNA polymerase III subunit alpha — MARPFVHLHVHTEYSLLDGACRLPDLVKAAEELEMPALAITDHGVMYGVIDFYKRAKQAGIKPIIGCEVYVATRTRFDREPGKDDNQYHLVLLAENQEGYRNLVKMVSQAFIEGFYYKPRVDLELLSQHHQGLIALSACLAGEIPHLLLAGQKEQARSQAAKYRDIFGPEHFFLEIQDHGMEEQKRINPMIREIARDLGLSTVITNDAHYIRKENASVHDILLCIQTGKVLSDTNRLRFPTDEFYLKPAEEMYALVPDYPEEAQRTVEIAERCHLEFEFGKLHLPIYQVPEGYSLDTYLEKLCWEGLRERYGDPPPAKARERLEYELSIIKQMGFSGYFLIVWDMVHFARRAGIQVGPGRGSAAGSLVAYTLGITNIDPLANGLLFERFLNPERVTMPDIDTDFCFERRGEVIDYLVQKYGEDHVAQIITFGTMAARAAVRDVGRVMNIPYGEVDRIAKLIPADIGMSLDRALEISPELKQAYEEDYTVKQIIDNARSLEGMPRHASTHAAGVVISKEPLTHYLPLQKTNDSGITTQFPMTTVEELGLLKMDVLGLRTLTVIRDALDLIRANGKEPPDMLKLPLDDKKTYELLTKAETTGVFQLESSGMKGILKNLKPERFDDLVALVALYRPGPLGSGMVEDFINRKHGVTKVEYLHPALAPILQDTYGVILYQEQVMRIASELAGFTLGQADLLRRAMGKKKPEIIAAQRENFIKGAESRGVKGQVAGEIFDLMAYFAGYGFNKSHSAAYAFIAYQTAYLKAHYPVEFMASLLTSVMDTQDRVPVYIEECRRMGIEVLPPDVNESMTNFSVHGDIIRFGLAAVKNVGRAAISDIIEARESGGKFTSLVDFCSRVDTRLVNHRVLESLIRCGAFNSLGLARSQLLAMIDASMEAANRIKEEKANGQMSLFDLGGGQEAASQFEEVPVPDVPEFPASQLLEMEKETVGFYISGHPAAEYRDILSANTSCALAEVEHHQDGAMLTVGGVVGALRKAVTKKGEMMAYVTLEDTTGALEVLVFPKLYPRFMEIIEKEKAILVNGRLSLQEDRARVIAEEVSPLGQAKGVKRLCLTFQPTQDMKLCLASVKAALESYPGQTSVYMVVGRGNRALLVDSRYWVNPQADLIQRLEAILGAGQVQLLNEVKVGA; from the coding sequence ATGGCGAGACCTTTCGTCCACCTACATGTTCACACCGAATACAGCCTTTTGGATGGTGCCTGCCGCTTGCCGGACTTGGTCAAAGCGGCCGAGGAGCTCGAGATGCCGGCCCTGGCCATCACTGACCACGGGGTGATGTACGGGGTGATCGATTTTTATAAGCGGGCTAAGCAGGCCGGCATCAAGCCCATCATTGGCTGCGAGGTTTATGTGGCCACCCGGACCCGGTTTGATCGGGAGCCGGGCAAGGATGATAACCAATACCACCTGGTGTTATTGGCGGAAAACCAGGAGGGTTACCGCAACTTAGTCAAGATGGTTTCCCAGGCTTTTATCGAGGGCTTTTACTATAAGCCCAGGGTAGACCTAGAGCTTTTGTCCCAGCACCACCAGGGGCTGATTGCCTTAAGTGCTTGCCTAGCGGGGGAAATCCCCCACCTATTGCTGGCTGGGCAAAAGGAGCAAGCCCGATCCCAAGCGGCTAAGTACCGGGATATATTTGGGCCTGAGCACTTCTTTTTAGAAATTCAAGATCACGGCATGGAGGAGCAGAAGCGGATCAACCCCATGATCCGCGAGATTGCCAGAGATCTGGGCCTTAGCACGGTAATCACCAATGATGCCCATTACATCCGCAAGGAAAACGCTTCCGTCCACGATATTCTGCTCTGCATCCAGACCGGCAAGGTGCTATCCGATACTAATCGCCTGCGCTTCCCTACCGATGAGTTCTATCTCAAGCCGGCTGAGGAAATGTATGCCCTGGTGCCTGATTACCCGGAGGAAGCCCAGCGCACGGTGGAGATAGCCGAGCGCTGCCACCTGGAGTTTGAATTTGGCAAGCTCCACCTCCCCATTTATCAAGTTCCAGAAGGCTACAGCCTGGATACTTACCTGGAGAAGCTCTGTTGGGAAGGGCTTAGGGAGCGCTATGGGGATCCGCCCCCGGCTAAGGCCCGCGAGCGGCTAGAATACGAGCTCAGCATCATTAAGCAGATGGGCTTTTCCGGCTACTTCCTTATCGTCTGGGACATGGTCCACTTCGCTCGCCGGGCCGGTATTCAGGTGGGGCCGGGCCGGGGTTCAGCGGCCGGGAGCTTGGTGGCCTATACCTTAGGCATCACCAACATCGATCCCTTGGCCAATGGATTGCTGTTCGAGAGATTCTTAAACCCCGAGCGGGTGACCATGCCCGACATCGACACCGACTTCTGTTTTGAAAGGCGCGGGGAAGTTATCGATTACCTGGTGCAGAAATACGGTGAGGACCATGTAGCCCAAATTATCACCTTTGGGACCATGGCAGCCCGGGCGGCGGTGCGGGATGTGGGGCGGGTGATGAATATACCCTACGGGGAAGTTGATCGCATCGCCAAGTTAATACCTGCCGATATCGGCATGAGCCTGGACCGGGCTTTGGAGATTAGCCCCGAGCTCAAACAGGCTTATGAAGAAGACTATACGGTCAAGCAGATCATTGATAACGCCCGTTCCCTGGAAGGCATGCCCCGACACGCTTCCACCCACGCGGCTGGGGTGGTAATATCCAAGGAACCCCTCACCCATTATTTGCCCTTGCAGAAGACCAACGATAGCGGCATCACCACCCAGTTTCCCATGACCACGGTGGAGGAGCTAGGCCTTCTAAAAATGGACGTGCTAGGCTTAAGGACCCTCACCGTCATCCGCGATGCTTTAGACCTCATTCGCGCCAACGGCAAAGAGCCGCCCGACATGCTCAAGCTGCCCTTAGATGATAAAAAAACTTACGAACTCCTTACCAAGGCGGAGACCACCGGGGTGTTCCAGCTAGAATCTTCGGGCATGAAGGGGATACTCAAGAACCTCAAGCCGGAGCGGTTCGACGACTTGGTGGCCCTGGTAGCTTTGTATCGGCCCGGACCTTTAGGTAGCGGCATGGTGGAGGATTTTATCAACCGCAAGCATGGGGTAACCAAAGTGGAATACCTGCACCCGGCCCTGGCCCCCATCCTGCAAGATACCTATGGAGTCATCCTCTACCAAGAACAGGTAATGCGCATCGCCAGCGAGCTAGCTGGGTTCACCTTGGGCCAAGCCGACCTCCTGCGCCGGGCTATGGGGAAGAAGAAGCCAGAGATCATTGCTGCCCAAAGGGAAAACTTTATAAAAGGGGCGGAGAGCCGGGGAGTAAAGGGCCAGGTTGCCGGAGAAATCTTTGATCTGATGGCCTACTTTGCCGGCTATGGATTCAACAAGAGCCACTCGGCGGCATACGCCTTCATTGCTTACCAGACTGCGTACCTCAAGGCCCATTACCCGGTGGAGTTTATGGCTTCGTTGCTCACCAGCGTTATGGATACCCAGGATCGGGTGCCGGTTTACATCGAAGAATGCCGTCGGATGGGGATCGAGGTCCTTCCCCCCGACGTAAACGAAAGTATGACCAACTTTAGCGTCCACGGCGATATAATCCGTTTCGGGCTGGCGGCGGTGAAGAACGTGGGCCGGGCGGCCATTAGCGATATCATCGAGGCCCGGGAAAGTGGAGGGAAGTTTACTTCTCTAGTTGATTTTTGTTCCCGGGTAGATACCAGATTAGTGAACCACCGGGTCTTGGAGAGCCTGATACGTTGTGGGGCTTTTAATTCCTTGGGGCTAGCCCGATCCCAGCTTCTGGCCATGATTGACGCCAGCATGGAGGCGGCTAATCGCATCAAGGAGGAGAAGGCCAACGGCCAGATGTCTTTGTTTGACCTAGGGGGAGGCCAGGAGGCTGCTAGCCAGTTTGAGGAAGTACCGGTGCCTGATGTTCCCGAGTTTCCGGCCTCTCAGCTTTTGGAGATGGAAAAGGAGACGGTGGGCTTTTACATCAGCGGGCATCCGGCGGCGGAGTACCGAGATATACTTTCTGCCAATACCTCCTGTGCCTTGGCCGAGGTGGAACACCACCAGGATGGTGCCATGCTGACCGTAGGGGGAGTGGTAGGTGCCCTCCGCAAGGCAGTAACCAAAAAAGGCGAGATGATGGCCTATGTGACTCTGGAGGACACCACTGGGGCCCTGGAGGTGCTGGTATTTCCCAAGCTCTATCCCAGATTCATGGAAATTATAGAAAAAGAAAAGGCCATACTGGTAAATGGCCGGCTTAGCTTGCAGGAGGACCGGGCGCGGGTGATAGCGGAAGAGGTATCGCCACTAGGTCAGGCCAAAGGTGTAAAGAGGCTTTGTTTAACTTTCCAGCCCACGCAGGACATGAAGCTCTGTTTGGCTTCCGTAAAGGCGGCTTTGGAAAGCTATCCCGGCCAAACCAGCGTTTACATGGTGGTAGGCCGGGGCAACCGGGCCTTGTTGGTGGATAGCCGCTACTGGGTCAATCCCCAGGCTGACCTGATCCAGAGATTGGAGGCGATTTTGGGGGCGGGCCAAGTCCAGCTGTTGAATGAGGTGAAGGTGGGGGCGTAG
- the pfkA gene encoding 6-phosphofructokinase has translation MQTIGVLTSGGDAPGMNAAIRAVVRTAIYSGLKVIGISRGFAGLICGEFCEMDAGSVSDIIHRGGTILLTARSEEFMTPEGQEKAVEQLRQAGIEGLVVIGGDGSFRGALKLAEHGIKVVGVPGTIDNDIPGTDYTIGFDTCINTVVEAINKIRDTATSHERVFIVEVMGRHSGLIALTAGIAGGAESILIPEVEFDLEAVADKIERGRLRGKLHSIIVVAEGVGSAIDIGKAIEARLHLETRVTILGHIQRGGTPSAFDRLLGSLLGARAVELLVEGKGNRMVGIQGGQVVDHDLVSVLTGRRGISMEEYELAGILSI, from the coding sequence TTGCAGACCATAGGAGTCTTGACCAGCGGCGGCGATGCGCCGGGGATGAACGCCGCCATCCGAGCGGTGGTACGCACCGCCATTTATAGTGGCCTCAAGGTGATCGGTATCTCCCGCGGCTTTGCCGGCCTGATCTGCGGTGAGTTCTGTGAGATGGACGCCGGTTCAGTGAGCGATATCATTCACCGGGGCGGGACTATCCTGCTGACGGCTCGGTCGGAGGAATTTATGACCCCCGAGGGCCAGGAAAAGGCAGTGGAGCAGCTGCGGCAGGCGGGAATCGAGGGCTTAGTGGTCATCGGCGGGGACGGTTCCTTCCGCGGGGCGCTTAAGCTGGCCGAGCACGGGATCAAGGTGGTGGGGGTACCTGGCACCATCGATAATGACATTCCCGGCACCGACTACACCATCGGCTTTGATACCTGTATCAATACGGTAGTAGAGGCCATCAACAAAATTCGCGATACTGCTACTTCCCACGAGCGGGTCTTCATTGTTGAGGTCATGGGCCGACATTCGGGGCTGATCGCTTTGACCGCGGGCATCGCTGGCGGCGCAGAATCCATCCTCATACCGGAAGTGGAGTTTGACCTGGAGGCGGTGGCCGACAAGATCGAGCGCGGCCGCTTGCGGGGAAAGCTGCACAGCATCATTGTGGTGGCCGAAGGGGTGGGCAGTGCCATCGATATCGGCAAAGCCATTGAAGCTAGGCTCCACTTGGAGACCCGGGTTACCATCCTCGGCCACATCCAGCGCGGGGGTACACCCTCGGCATTTGACCGACTTTTGGGCAGCCTCCTGGGCGCCAGGGCGGTAGAGCTTTTGGTGGAGGGAAAGGGTAACCGCATGGTTGGCATCCAGGGCGGGCAAGTGGTGGACCACGATTTGGTTTCGGTTCTTACAGGGCGAAGGGGTATCAGCATGGAAGAATACGAATTGGCCGGCATCCTCTCCATTTAG
- a CDS encoding glutamate decarboxylase: protein MWTVVYIAANTKIAENLKEILTREGLMVKLRPVGGLALPQASVEILVPESEAEEANEIINAAMGGQRLP from the coding sequence ATGTGGACGGTGGTCTATATCGCTGCCAATACAAAAATAGCAGAGAATCTAAAGGAGATTCTTACTCGAGAAGGTCTAATGGTAAAGTTGCGGCCAGTGGGAGGGCTGGCCCTGCCCCAAGCATCGGTAGAAATCTTGGTGCCAGAATCCGAGGCCGAGGAGGCCAATGAGATCATCAACGCCGCCATGGGCGGGCAGCGGTTACCCTAG